One segment of Paramagnetospirillum magnetotacticum MS-1 DNA contains the following:
- a CDS encoding alpha/beta fold hydrolase, producing the protein MGREAFDLLFDGAADQAVVIPADWPTFLRQFQVPPRFYAELQGGAVGGLAADIEALKQAMASPDPGLRRAAITDFLARQVMTTLGMTTKVEPDRPLRELGLDSLMSVTLINRVESATGLRIPAVKLIKGPSIDDLVADVWPDLAGVEVSAPAVTEQVVTQEAPTPQPKPAINTGAGKWLVTVAPRANPRYRVFCFPFAGGGSAAFQAWSATTDPAIEVIAVEPPGRLARISEKPVRDMDVFVDHVIDEMEDAGKLDLPFALFGHCLGGLTLYEVARTLIHETETKPRHLFCSGARCPDRVRVIGPFEKNLALHLANMPGYKPNLPPYRQADPIFAEIIRQFDMAASDQFLDDPELRRLMLPAVRAEFEMTSKYRYAPEKPWDIPITCFVSKGDPYVSRQDILGWGRFTNSRMQVYMREGTHYSIFEDAAFIQRVIGRELMAPPS; encoded by the coding sequence ATGGGGCGGGAAGCCTTCGACCTTCTGTTCGATGGTGCTGCCGATCAGGCCGTGGTGATCCCCGCCGACTGGCCCACTTTCCTGCGCCAGTTCCAGGTGCCGCCGCGCTTCTATGCAGAGTTGCAAGGCGGCGCGGTGGGCGGTCTGGCCGCCGATATCGAGGCGCTGAAGCAGGCCATGGCCTCCCCCGACCCGGGGCTTCGCCGCGCCGCCATCACCGATTTCCTGGCGCGTCAGGTCATGACCACGCTGGGCATGACGACCAAGGTGGAGCCCGACCGGCCCTTGCGCGAACTGGGCCTGGATTCGCTCATGTCGGTCACCCTGATCAACCGGGTGGAAAGTGCCACGGGCCTGCGCATTCCGGCGGTCAAGCTGATCAAGGGGCCCAGCATCGACGATCTGGTGGCCGATGTGTGGCCCGATCTGGCTGGAGTGGAGGTGAGCGCTCCTGCTGTTACCGAGCAGGTGGTAACCCAAGAGGCTCCTACGCCGCAGCCCAAGCCCGCCATCAATACCGGGGCCGGAAAGTGGCTGGTCACCGTGGCGCCGCGCGCCAATCCTCGTTACCGGGTGTTCTGCTTTCCCTTCGCGGGCGGCGGCTCGGCGGCCTTCCAGGCATGGTCGGCCACCACCGATCCAGCCATCGAGGTCATCGCGGTCGAGCCCCCCGGACGTCTGGCCCGCATCAGCGAAAAGCCGGTGCGCGACATGGATGTCTTCGTTGATCACGTCATCGACGAGATGGAGGATGCGGGCAAGCTGGACCTGCCCTTCGCCCTGTTCGGCCATTGCCTGGGCGGGCTGACGCTCTATGAGGTGGCGCGCACCCTGATCCACGAGACTGAGACCAAGCCGCGCCACCTGTTCTGCTCGGGGGCGCGGTGCCCCGACCGGGTGCGCGTCATCGGCCCGTTCGAGAAGAATCTGGCGCTGCATCTGGCGAATATGCCTGGCTACAAGCCCAATCTGCCGCCCTATCGCCAGGCGGACCCCATCTTCGCCGAGATCATCCGCCAGTTCGACATGGCGGCCAGCGACCAGTTCCTGGACGACCCGGAACTGCGCCGCCTGATGCTGCCCGCCGTGCGCGCCGAATTCGAGATGACCAGCAAGTACCGTTATGCACCGGAAAAGCCCTGGGACATTCCCATCACCTGCTTTGTCTCAAAGGGCGATCCTTACGTTTCCCGCCAGGACATCCTGGGCTGGGGGCGGTTCACCAATTCGCGCATGCAGGTCTATATGCGCGAAGGCACCCATTATTCCATTTTCGAAGACGCGGCTTTCATCCAGCGCGTCATCGGCCGTGAGCTGATGGCGCCACCATCCTGA
- a CDS encoding patatin-like phospholipase family protein has translation MHKHKMALVLGGGAPNFTLMTGALLAFDEAGVKFDVISATGGGGGVALSYLAPKGMSRQDSLRNSVNFGVSDAIYKYIPMNYKVFMKGSKIAAAYRWLLSKMPGYNLIMNQFNMTKRQKFYSDLIQMVWALFTPSTVNFFSKGLCANAPFIMEMVDFEALKTVEEDVYLNAYNLTDHKMAIFGKDILDYEHFGATLAYPFIYPPAKVDGKLYLEGAAEDAFNFQGLLEHDEGIRTVVVFDAFGNEGYIQDPPNLWQAWGQNLILPLISLTRHDLAFFEHMLDDWNESHPARQDVELIKVTFPIPPEWLPTALDWSRSNLERMFELGYETGKKFVAEKGVRLGATLPPKPTPAKGRGGAAKKDDDAMFGGASIG, from the coding sequence ATGCATAAGCATAAGATGGCTTTGGTGCTGGGGGGCGGCGCCCCCAATTTCACCCTGATGACCGGCGCTTTGCTGGCCTTCGACGAGGCGGGCGTCAAGTTCGACGTGATCTCGGCCACAGGCGGCGGCGGCGGCGTGGCTCTGTCCTATCTGGCGCCCAAGGGAATGAGCCGCCAGGATTCTCTGCGCAATTCGGTGAATTTCGGCGTCTCGGATGCGATCTACAAATACATCCCCATGAACTACAAGGTGTTCATGAAGGGCAGCAAGATCGCTGCCGCCTATCGCTGGCTGTTGTCCAAGATGCCCGGCTACAACTTGATCATGAACCAGTTCAACATGACCAAGCGCCAGAAGTTCTACAGCGACCTGATCCAGATGGTCTGGGCGCTGTTTACACCCAGCACCGTCAATTTCTTCAGCAAGGGCCTGTGCGCCAACGCCCCGTTCATCATGGAGATGGTGGATTTCGAGGCCCTGAAGACGGTGGAGGAGGATGTCTACCTCAACGCCTATAATCTGACCGATCACAAGATGGCGATCTTCGGCAAGGATATCCTGGATTACGAGCATTTCGGCGCAACCCTGGCCTATCCTTTCATTTATCCGCCGGCCAAGGTGGACGGGAAATTGTACCTGGAGGGCGCGGCCGAGGACGCCTTCAACTTCCAAGGGCTTCTCGAGCATGACGAGGGCATCCGCACCGTGGTGGTGTTCGACGCCTTTGGCAATGAGGGCTATATCCAGGACCCGCCCAATCTGTGGCAGGCCTGGGGGCAGAACCTGATCCTGCCGCTGATCTCGCTGACCCGGCACGACCTGGCCTTCTTCGAGCATATGCTCGATGACTGGAACGAATCCCACCCGGCGCGCCAGGACGTGGAACTGATCAAGGTGACCTTCCCCATTCCGCCCGAATGGCTGCCCACCGCGCTGGACTGGTCGCGCTCGAATCTGGAGCGCATGTTCGAACTGGGCTACGAGACCGGCAAGAAATTCGTCGCCGAGAAGGGGGTCCGTCTGGGAGCCACCTTGCCGCCCAAGCCGACGCCCGCCAAGGGCCGCGGCGGCGCGGCCAAGAAGGACGACGACGCCATGTTCGGCGGTGCCAGCATCGGTTAA
- a CDS encoding chemotaxis protein CheX, which yields MSHTMFSILHQTSAVLAGDGVARIDGFDVHEVGQDSVKLHDITAVAGFGVPVGLLIAFSFDQTLLGDILDKATGALPVPDEERELYLRETAAEVVNTVLGLCTADFELKETAVSLSPPVVMEGSRDIQRQGDAVFASMDILTDKGAVSVNLFGPRHLFDDSLNYRH from the coding sequence ATGTCACATACCATGTTCTCCATTCTGCACCAGACCAGCGCGGTTCTGGCCGGGGATGGGGTGGCGCGCATTGATGGCTTTGACGTCCATGAAGTGGGGCAAGACAGCGTCAAGCTGCACGACATCACCGCCGTGGCCGGGTTCGGCGTGCCGGTGGGTTTGCTGATCGCTTTCAGCTTCGACCAGACCCTGCTGGGCGACATTCTCGACAAGGCAACCGGCGCTCTGCCGGTCCCCGACGAGGAACGGGAACTCTATCTGCGCGAGACCGCGGCGGAGGTGGTCAATACGGTATTGGGTCTGTGTACCGCCGACTTCGAGTTGAAGGAAACCGCCGTCAGCCTGTCGCCGCCGGTGGTGATGGAAGGCTCGCGCGACATTCAGCGCCAGGGCGATGCGGTGTTTGCCAGCATGGACATCCTGACCGACAAGGGCGCGGTCAGCGTCAATCTGTTCGGGCCGCGCCATCTGTTCGATGACAGTCTGAACTACCGTCACTGA
- a CDS encoding hemerythrin family protein, which produces MATWLEDQWKSGDSTIDTEHLKLHEMIRSMTAVMRNDPGTGLAQEAVDVLTERLRIHFRMEESLAAKANPEAIDTLKQDHQRLLRLLTPVRDAVQSGSAEKAKSLMTDFAEQLDKHDREIDIPLFRK; this is translated from the coding sequence ATGGCGACGTGGCTCGAGGATCAGTGGAAAAGCGGCGATTCGACCATCGACACCGAACACCTGAAGCTTCATGAAATGATCCGGTCCATGACGGCGGTCATGCGCAACGACCCCGGCACCGGCCTCGCCCAGGAGGCTGTCGATGTGCTGACCGAACGGTTGCGCATACACTTTCGCATGGAAGAGAGCCTGGCGGCCAAGGCCAATCCCGAGGCAATCGATACCCTCAAACAGGACCACCAGCGGCTGCTGCGGCTGCTCACCCCGGTTCGCGACGCCGTGCAAAGCGGGTCCGCCGAAAAGGCCAAGTCCTTGATGACCGATTTCGCCGAGCAATTGGACAAGCACGACCGCGAAATCGATATCCCGCTGTTTCGAAAGTAG
- the msrA gene encoding peptide-methionine (S)-S-oxide reductase MsrA, whose translation MSLWGPSKTVMVAADQALPGRASEMRVPERHYVLDTLLKPPFPVGMETAIFAMGCFWGAERLFWKTGGVYSTSVGYGGGFTPNPTYEEVCTARTGHAEAVLVAFDPAEVPYSALLRLFWEGHNPTQGMRQGNDIGTQYRSAIYWTSPAQKDEAEASRLAYGQALQRAGFGAITTEIAQAGPFYWAEGHHQQYLAKEPGGYCGLGGTGVRCG comes from the coding sequence ATGTCGCTTTGGGGACCCAGTAAGACGGTGATGGTGGCCGCCGATCAGGCCCTGCCCGGCCGCGCCAGTGAAATGCGCGTTCCCGAACGCCACTACGTTCTCGACACCCTCTTGAAGCCGCCCTTCCCCGTGGGAATGGAGACGGCGATTTTCGCCATGGGCTGCTTCTGGGGGGCGGAGCGGCTGTTCTGGAAGACCGGCGGAGTCTATTCCACCTCGGTGGGATATGGCGGGGGCTTCACCCCCAACCCCACTTATGAGGAGGTCTGCACCGCGCGCACCGGCCATGCCGAGGCGGTGCTGGTGGCCTTCGACCCGGCGGAGGTGCCTTATTCGGCGCTGCTGCGCCTATTCTGGGAAGGCCACAACCCCACCCAGGGCATGCGCCAGGGCAACGATATCGGCACCCAGTACCGCTCGGCCATCTACTGGACCAGCCCGGCGCAGAAAGACGAGGCCGAGGCGTCACGTCTGGCCTACGGCCAGGCGCTTCAGCGGGCGGGCTTTGGCGCCATCACCACCGAGATCGCCCAGGCGGGACCGTTCTATTGGGCCGAAGGACATCACCAGCAATATCTGGCCAAGGAACCGGGCGGATATTGCGGCCTGGGCGGCACCGGAGTGCGCTGCGGCTGA
- a CDS encoding GNAT family N-acetyltransferase, giving the protein MTHQAATVHALNPATPEGLEVRLARTRAEVAAAQRIRYRVFYEEMGAKPTVAMQTLEQDFDDYDKHCDHLVVLADGDVVGTYRLIRRSAAQAVGRFYTAGEFDISPFLAVEGEILELGRSCVDARWRHRGTLQALWQGLAGYMVENDIRLLFGCGSLPGTDPEILAPQLAYLRDNHMAPPALRGRALDSAEKVDFAGIDVAWDARRVLASLPPLLKGYLRLGGVIGDGAVIDRPFNTTDVLVVVNAADIAGRYVKRFSA; this is encoded by the coding sequence ATGACCCATCAGGCAGCGACGGTCCACGCCCTTAACCCGGCCACCCCCGAAGGATTGGAGGTGCGCCTTGCCCGGACCCGCGCCGAAGTGGCCGCCGCCCAGCGCATCCGCTATCGCGTGTTCTACGAGGAGATGGGGGCCAAGCCGACCGTCGCCATGCAGACCCTGGAACAGGATTTCGATGATTACGACAAGCATTGCGACCATCTGGTGGTGCTGGCCGATGGTGACGTGGTCGGAACCTACCGCCTGATCCGGCGAAGCGCGGCACAAGCGGTGGGCCGCTTCTATACCGCCGGTGAATTCGATATCAGTCCCTTCCTGGCCGTCGAAGGCGAGATCCTCGAACTGGGCCGCTCCTGCGTCGATGCCCGCTGGCGCCACCGGGGCACGCTCCAGGCTCTGTGGCAGGGTCTGGCCGGTTATATGGTGGAGAATGACATTCGCCTGCTATTCGGTTGCGGCAGTCTGCCCGGCACCGATCCCGAGATCCTGGCGCCGCAACTGGCCTATTTGCGTGACAACCACATGGCGCCGCCCGCCCTGCGTGGCCGGGCGCTGGACAGCGCCGAGAAGGTGGATTTCGCCGGGATCGACGTTGCCTGGGACGCGCGCCGGGTCCTGGCCTCCCTGCCGCCGCTGCTCAAGGGCTATCTGCGTCTGGGCGGCGTGATCGGCGACGGCGCGGTGATCGACCGGCCGTTCAACACCACAGATGTCTTGGTGGTGGTCAATGCCGCCGATATCGCCGGGCGCTACGTAAAGCGTTTCAGCGCCTGA
- a CDS encoding PAS-domain containing protein has protein sequence MHHGAGSAEFKWRHLIEAVEEFGQGFTVFDRDLNLILCNNRFLEMLNFPASLVHPGTVFADFMRFNALRGEYGPGDVEELVAERVDRARGFAPHCFERERPDGTVIEVRGTPLPGGGFVTTYTDITERKRAERMLIHAKDKAEETARIKANFLATMSHEIRTPMNGVLGMLHLLTGSPLTPEQRDHLETAQSSARSLLSIINDILDFSKLEAGQMKMESTRFDLYRLMEEMGALLKGAAMDKGLDLRLHIAANVPRHHCGDSNRLRQILTNLMGNAVKFTERGGVEVLVEALPDSRLRFQVADSGIGIDPAAASGLFSEFVQADSSITRRFGGTGLGLSICKKLVEMMGGEIGFDSVPGQGTTFHVVLPFTPASDDGRAAAIEEQIPDLPPMAVLLAEDNPVNQKLTTVLLNRWGQQVTLARNGAEAIAALARQHFDLVLMDVHMPGIDGLEATRRIRAMSGPVSRIPIIAMTADALDGDAALCLEAGMDDYVAKPVDPALLLAALHRAVRR, from the coding sequence ATGCATCACGGAGCGGGATCCGCCGAGTTCAAGTGGCGCCATCTGATCGAAGCGGTGGAAGAGTTCGGACAGGGCTTCACGGTGTTCGACCGCGACCTCAACCTGATCCTGTGCAACAACCGCTTCCTTGAAATGCTGAACTTTCCCGCCAGTCTGGTGCATCCCGGAACGGTCTTCGCCGATTTCATGCGATTCAACGCCTTGCGCGGCGAATACGGCCCGGGCGACGTGGAAGAACTGGTGGCCGAACGCGTCGACAGGGCCCGCGGCTTCGCCCCCCACTGTTTCGAGCGCGAACGCCCCGACGGCACGGTGATCGAAGTGCGCGGCACGCCGCTGCCCGGCGGCGGCTTCGTCACCACCTATACCGACATCACCGAACGCAAGCGCGCCGAGCGCATGCTGATCCACGCCAAGGACAAGGCCGAGGAGACGGCGCGGATCAAGGCCAACTTTCTGGCAACCATGAGCCACGAAATCCGCACGCCCATGAACGGGGTGCTGGGCATGCTGCACCTGCTGACCGGTTCGCCGCTGACCCCCGAACAGCGCGACCACCTGGAAACGGCCCAGTCTTCGGCCCGCTCCCTGCTGTCGATCATCAACGACATCCTCGACTTCTCCAAACTGGAAGCCGGGCAGATGAAGATGGAATCCACCCGCTTCGACCTTTACCGCCTGATGGAAGAGATGGGCGCGCTGCTCAAGGGCGCCGCCATGGACAAGGGGCTGGATCTCCGGCTGCATATTGCCGCGAACGTGCCCCGCCATCATTGCGGTGATTCCAACCGTTTGCGCCAGATTCTGACCAATCTGATGGGCAACGCCGTCAAGTTCACCGAAAGGGGCGGTGTGGAGGTCCTGGTCGAGGCCCTGCCCGATTCCCGCCTTCGCTTCCAGGTGGCCGACAGCGGCATCGGTATCGACCCCGCCGCCGCATCCGGTCTGTTCAGCGAATTCGTCCAGGCCGATTCCTCCATCACCCGGCGCTTCGGCGGCACCGGATTGGGGCTTTCCATCTGCAAGAAGCTGGTGGAGATGATGGGCGGCGAGATTGGCTTCGACAGCGTTCCGGGCCAAGGCACCACCTTCCACGTCGTCCTGCCCTTCACCCCCGCTTCCGACGACGGCAGGGCCGCAGCCATAGAGGAGCAGATCCCCGACCTGCCCCCCATGGCGGTGCTGCTGGCCGAGGACAATCCGGTCAACCAGAAGCTGACCACCGTCTTGCTGAACCGCTGGGGGCAGCAGGTCACCCTGGCCCGCAACGGGGCCGAGGCCATCGCCGCCCTGGCACGCCAGCACTTCGACCTCGTCCTCATGGACGTTCACATGCCGGGCATCGACGGGTTGGAAGCCACGCGGCGCATCCGCGCCATGTCCGGCCCGGTGTCCCGCATTCCCATCATCGCCATGACCGCCGACGCGCTGGACGGCGACGCCGCCCTGTGCCTGGAAGCCGGGATGGACGATTACGTCGCCAAGCCGGTGGACCCCGCCTTGTTGCTGGCGGCGCTTCACCGCGCTGTCAGGCGCTGA
- a CDS encoding methyl-accepting chemotaxis protein: MSFLDDLRIWAKIAIVPLVATIGLVVIAWVGMQGLAGQSRTLDEIAEVSFAKSVKIGDFTDLLQDAHSDLYRLLTWNAAGVEAAKTDKIEASFAEGMAKAKKQLADYRAAFSVTGEEDALLKKIEAGLAGYKNATDQVISMQKMDFTAAVSFMWTAQDSYQALMTETQGMVGLEARMVDAARQSASQDAATTRGLFISITLGVLSLLALISFLLVRAIASAVGGMTGAMERLAQGDLGVEVPAIGRKDEIGAMAATVQVFKENAQRVKNLTAEQDALQRQAAVAKRQAMADLAGEIETTVRGAVENASRAADSIRGEAEVLAANAETAISQTAQVAQSSELANGNVETVAHAAERLVGSISEINRQVEASSRIAGEAVAEAARTDETVKTLTVASGKIGEVVNLINDIASQTNLLALNATIEAARAGDAGKGFAVVANEVKNLANQTARATEEITGEISAMKAATDQAVRAIDGIVVTIGRVNEALAAITGAVAEQGRATGEISESVSRAADGTRTVSSGIGEVRHVAGQVGSAAATVQVTTESLVGEFGRLQSQVDGLVARLKSAE, from the coding sequence ATGAGCTTTCTCGACGATTTGAGGATTTGGGCCAAGATCGCCATCGTCCCCTTGGTGGCCACCATCGGTCTGGTTGTCATCGCCTGGGTGGGGATGCAGGGACTGGCCGGGCAAAGCCGGACCCTGGACGAGATCGCCGAGGTGTCTTTCGCCAAATCGGTGAAGATCGGTGATTTCACCGATCTGCTTCAGGATGCTCATTCCGATCTTTACCGGCTTCTGACCTGGAACGCGGCGGGCGTCGAGGCCGCCAAGACCGACAAGATCGAGGCCTCCTTCGCCGAAGGAATGGCCAAGGCCAAGAAGCAATTGGCCGATTATCGCGCGGCCTTTTCCGTGACCGGCGAAGAAGATGCCCTGCTGAAAAAGATCGAGGCGGGGCTTGCCGGATACAAGAACGCCACCGATCAGGTGATTTCCATGCAGAAGATGGATTTCACCGCCGCCGTCTCCTTCATGTGGACCGCCCAGGACAGTTATCAGGCCCTGATGACCGAGACCCAGGGCATGGTCGGCCTGGAAGCCCGCATGGTCGATGCTGCCCGCCAGTCGGCCAGTCAGGATGCTGCCACCACGCGGGGCCTGTTCATCAGCATTACCCTGGGTGTGCTGAGCCTTCTGGCGCTCATTTCCTTTCTGCTGGTCCGCGCCATCGCCAGCGCGGTGGGCGGCATGACCGGCGCCATGGAGCGCCTCGCCCAGGGCGATCTGGGGGTAGAAGTGCCCGCCATCGGGCGCAAGGACGAGATCGGCGCCATGGCGGCCACCGTCCAGGTGTTCAAGGAGAATGCCCAGCGCGTCAAGAACCTGACCGCCGAGCAGGACGCGCTGCAGCGCCAGGCCGCGGTCGCCAAGCGTCAGGCCATGGCCGATCTGGCCGGTGAGATCGAAACCACCGTGCGCGGCGCCGTCGAAAACGCCTCGCGCGCCGCAGATTCCATCCGGGGCGAGGCCGAGGTGCTGGCCGCCAATGCCGAGACGGCAATCAGTCAGACCGCCCAGGTGGCCCAGTCTTCGGAACTGGCCAACGGCAATGTGGAGACCGTGGCCCATGCCGCCGAACGTCTGGTGGGCTCCATCAGTGAGATCAACCGGCAGGTGGAGGCATCGTCGCGCATCGCAGGCGAAGCAGTGGCCGAGGCCGCCCGGACCGACGAGACCGTCAAGACCCTGACCGTGGCCTCGGGCAAGATCGGCGAGGTGGTCAATCTGATCAACGACATCGCCAGCCAGACCAATCTTCTGGCCTTGAACGCCACCATCGAGGCGGCCCGCGCCGGTGACGCGGGCAAGGGCTTCGCCGTGGTGGCCAATGAGGTGAAGAATCTTGCCAACCAGACGGCGCGCGCCACCGAGGAGATCACCGGTGAGATCTCCGCCATGAAGGCCGCCACCGATCAGGCGGTGCGAGCCATCGACGGTATCGTCGTGACCATCGGCCGGGTCAACGAGGCCCTGGCGGCCATTACCGGCGCCGTGGCCGAACAGGGCCGCGCCACGGGCGAGATTTCCGAATCGGTCAGCCGCGCCGCCGACGGCACCCGCACCGTGTCGTCGGGAATCGGCGAAGTGCGGCATGTGGCGGGTCAGGTGGGTTCCGCCGCCGCCACGGTTCAGGTGACGACAGAGAGTCTGGTGGGCGAGTTCGGGCGCCTTCAATCCCAGGTGGACGGGCTGGTCGCCCGTCTCAAATCCGCTGAATAA
- a CDS encoding cache domain-containing protein: protein MKNFMKMAVLAAFAVFGLSGAARAADECVAAQGLVDKAIAHYKAVGKEKSFADFMDKGNKDWVNGELYVIVATMDGIFKAHAINPKLIDNPDLPGLKDVNGVLIIQEMIKAGKSGPAGAWAKYTWTHPETKKLAPKQTWVKANGDLLFMAGCYPPA, encoded by the coding sequence GTGAAGAATTTCATGAAGATGGCGGTTCTGGCCGCGTTTGCCGTGTTCGGCCTGTCGGGCGCCGCCCGTGCCGCCGACGAGTGCGTCGCCGCCCAGGGGCTGGTCGATAAGGCCATCGCCCACTACAAGGCGGTTGGCAAGGAGAAGTCCTTTGCCGACTTCATGGACAAGGGCAACAAGGACTGGGTCAACGGCGAACTCTATGTGATCGTTGCCACCATGGACGGAATCTTCAAGGCCCACGCCATTAATCCCAAGCTGATTGACAATCCCGATCTGCCCGGGCTCAAGGATGTCAACGGCGTCCTGATCATCCAGGAGATGATCAAGGCCGGAAAGTCCGGCCCCGCTGGCGCCTGGGCCAAGTACACCTGGACCCATCCCGAAACCAAGAAGCTGGCGCCGAAGCAGACCTGGGTGAAGGCCAATGGCGACCTGCTGTTCATGGCCGGTTGCTATCCGCCGGCCTGA
- a CDS encoding ParA family protein, whose amino-acid sequence MRPYIVAIFNQKGGISKTTTSTNLAVCLAAFGKSVVVIDLDSQGDSTKSLGIDPKTKQGIYDLFTNGAAVEDVMVETMFEGVRVLPSTYSLAGIEIKLSEMQNSQRTLSNILSHTALDCDYVVIDCPPALGILPINALASAHGVIIPVTATPYANDGLLRTLPSIKYVQEGLNKNLLLQGVLFTINDKNKTTRKINELIRSRLGGTVYRTEIPRDTTVIEAATARLPVCVFAPKSPAAQAHLDFTEEFIGRHVAIAAKNNETVTPHSSRDEAVARLSRWRMGCADVSAPTDDARLRQKTDQLDRMLYGDRTRMERWHLEVVHFFIDNRLSLAAFLVVVLLGGLALLGVGIEGARRLAGLLGFV is encoded by the coding sequence ATGAGGCCCTATATTGTCGCCATCTTCAATCAGAAGGGGGGGATTTCCAAGACCACGACCAGCACGAATCTGGCTGTATGCTTGGCCGCATTCGGAAAATCGGTGGTGGTCATCGATCTTGACTCGCAAGGTGATTCCACCAAGAGCCTGGGCATTGATCCCAAGACCAAACAGGGCATCTACGATCTTTTCACCAACGGCGCCGCCGTCGAGGACGTCATGGTGGAAACCATGTTCGAGGGCGTGCGGGTTCTGCCGTCGACCTACAGCCTTGCGGGGATCGAGATCAAGCTGTCGGAGATGCAGAACTCCCAGCGGACTCTCTCCAATATCCTGTCCCATACGGCCCTGGATTGCGATTATGTGGTGATCGATTGCCCGCCGGCCTTGGGGATTCTGCCCATCAACGCCCTGGCCTCGGCCCACGGGGTGATCATTCCGGTGACCGCCACGCCCTATGCCAATGACGGCCTGCTGCGCACGCTTCCCTCCATCAAATATGTGCAGGAGGGGCTGAACAAGAACCTGCTGCTGCAGGGCGTCCTGTTCACCATCAACGACAAGAACAAGACCACACGCAAGATCAACGAGCTGATCCGCTCACGCCTGGGCGGCACCGTCTACCGGACGGAGATTCCGCGCGACACCACGGTGATCGAGGCGGCGACGGCAAGGCTGCCGGTCTGTGTCTTCGCGCCGAAATCGCCCGCGGCACAGGCCCATCTGGACTTCACCGAGGAGTTCATCGGCCGCCATGTGGCCATCGCCGCCAAGAATAACGAGACCGTCACGCCCCATTCTTCGCGTGACGAGGCGGTTGCCCGCCTGTCGCGCTGGCGGATGGGATGCGCCGACGTGTCCGCCCCCACCGATGATGCCCGTTTGCGACAGAAGACCGATCAGTTGGACCGCATGCTTTACGGCGATCGCACGCGCATGGAGCGGTGGCATCTGGAAGTGGTGCATTTCTTCATCGACAACCGTTTGTCCCTTGCTGCTTTTCTGGTGGTTGTTCTGCTCGGCGGGCTTGCCCTTTTGGGCGTTGGGATCGAAGGCGCGCGTCGTTTGGCCGGGCTGCTTGGTTTCGTCTGA
- a CDS encoding chemotaxis protein CheW: MASSPDDISGVVVFRLAGQGFGLPVESLREVVPVAWLDHPPHLSAMVEGVLNLGGQAVMVLRLARLLGLEGGRYGLDASILVMRPGEGEGLLGLLVEHVDGVRDKGDFTSMGLAPGQSFNNCLAEVLERDGQAVNLLAWDRVLLEQERSRLAEFQIRAQARLDDAAVMGP; the protein is encoded by the coding sequence ATGGCTTCCAGTCCCGACGATATTTCCGGCGTCGTGGTATTTCGGCTGGCGGGCCAAGGGTTTGGCTTGCCGGTGGAAAGTCTACGCGAAGTGGTGCCGGTCGCCTGGCTCGACCATCCGCCGCATCTTTCGGCCATGGTCGAGGGGGTACTCAATCTGGGGGGGCAGGCCGTGATGGTCCTGCGCCTGGCCCGATTGCTGGGGCTCGAGGGTGGGCGATATGGGCTCGACGCGTCGATCCTGGTCATGCGGCCAGGGGAAGGCGAGGGGCTGCTGGGATTGCTGGTCGAACATGTTGATGGCGTGCGCGACAAGGGCGATTTCACCTCCATGGGTCTTGCCCCAGGCCAATCCTTCAATAACTGCCTGGCCGAGGTTCTCGAACGTGACGGGCAGGCGGTGAATCTCCTGGCCTGGGATCGGGTTCTGCTGGAGCAGGAGCGGTCGCGTCTGGCCGAGTTCCAGATCCGCGCCCAGGCAAGGCTGGACGACGCGGCGGTGATGGGACCATGA